Proteins co-encoded in one Spirochaetota bacterium genomic window:
- a CDS encoding glycogen/starch/alpha-glucan phosphorylase — protein MIDASLSRLVKDPITRKVLKEYREGLDYKSIKSSFARHLKYSMAKDEYSATELDKLFSLALSVRDRLIEKLIKTQQTYYEVSDTKRIYYLSLEFLIGRMLINNMINLRIDKEVRKAMDDLGIDIDKLAELEEDPGLGNGGLGRLAACFLDSLATLEYPAYGYGIRYEFGIFKQVFQNGYQVEKPEEWLKFGNPWEFERPEYSVTVKFYGRVNSYVKNGELKFEWVDTRDVLAVPYDTPIVGYDTNTVNTLRLWAARASEEFDLQIFNHGDYVKAVENKNLSEVISKVLYPNDNIYEGKELRLKQEYFFVSASLQDIIRRFKKQFGNNFELFPDKVAIQLNDTHPALAIPELMRILVDIEEIPWDKAWDITVNTFGYTNHTVMPEALEKWEVSLFERLFPRHLQIINEINRRFLNKVSATFNDINKIRNVSIFEEGPSKMVRMANLCVIGSHSVNGVSELHTNILKNSVMKDFYEIFPDKFNNKTNGVTQRRWLLLSNPGLASLITETIGDKWVKDLYELRKLEKFADDRAFLDKFYSVKQNNKEKLARYIKDVCGVKVDPVSMYDVQVKRLHEYKRQLLNAMHIIYLYTRLKDDPNLDIYPRTFIFGAKAAPGYYMAKLIIKLINSIGETINRDKSIKDKIKVVFIPNYNVSLAEKIIPAANVSEQISTAGKEASGTGNMKFALNGAITIGTLDGANVEIMEEVGEENIFIFGLKAEEVAELRMSGRYSPYDIYNSNPDIKRILDMIIGSYFAPKEPGIFEPIYNSLLFGRGGSAPDEYFLLADFEDYKNTHAKIDALYRDKYEWNRKALLNTARMGKFSSDRTIKEYCEEIWKAKPVKVRID, from the coding sequence ATGATAGATGCTAGTTTGAGTAGGTTAGTCAAGGATCCTATTACGAGGAAAGTTTTAAAAGAATACAGAGAAGGACTAGATTACAAATCTATAAAATCATCTTTCGCAAGACATCTCAAGTATTCAATGGCTAAAGACGAGTATTCAGCCACTGAACTTGATAAACTTTTTAGTCTCGCTCTTTCTGTAAGAGACAGACTTATTGAGAAGTTAATAAAGACACAACAAACATACTACGAGGTTTCTGATACTAAGAGGATCTATTATCTATCTTTGGAATTTTTGATAGGTAGAATGTTGATAAACAATATGATTAATCTCAGGATTGACAAAGAAGTTAGGAAGGCGATGGATGATCTGGGTATTGATATAGATAAACTAGCTGAACTGGAGGAAGATCCTGGTTTAGGTAATGGCGGACTAGGTAGGCTAGCTGCTTGTTTTCTTGACTCATTGGCTACTCTTGAATATCCCGCTTACGGTTACGGTATAAGGTATGAGTTTGGAATATTTAAGCAAGTATTCCAAAACGGCTATCAGGTTGAAAAACCTGAAGAATGGCTTAAATTTGGTAATCCTTGGGAGTTTGAAAGACCAGAGTATTCTGTCACTGTTAAGTTTTATGGTAGGGTTAATTCTTATGTTAAGAATGGTGAGTTGAAGTTTGAATGGGTTGACACCCGGGATGTTCTTGCAGTTCCTTATGACACTCCGATAGTTGGATATGATACTAACACTGTCAATACTTTGAGACTCTGGGCTGCTAGAGCATCTGAAGAGTTTGACTTACAGATATTTAATCATGGAGATTATGTAAAAGCCGTTGAAAATAAAAACCTATCCGAAGTTATATCAAAAGTTTTATATCCTAATGACAACATATATGAAGGTAAAGAACTTAGATTGAAGCAAGAGTATTTCTTTGTCTCTGCATCACTACAGGATATTATAAGGAGATTTAAGAAACAGTTTGGCAATAACTTTGAGTTATTCCCAGATAAAGTTGCTATACAACTTAACGATACTCATCCTGCACTAGCTATACCTGAACTTATGAGGATACTTGTTGATATTGAGGAAATACCTTGGGACAAGGCTTGGGATATAACTGTAAATACCTTCGGATACACTAACCACACAGTGATGCCTGAGGCTCTTGAGAAATGGGAGGTTAGTCTGTTTGAAAGATTATTCCCTAGACATCTTCAGATAATAAACGAGATAAATAGAAGATTTTTGAATAAAGTTTCAGCAACCTTCAACGATATCAACAAAATAAGGAATGTGTCAATATTTGAGGAAGGACCTTCAAAGATGGTAAGAATGGCTAACTTATGTGTAATAGGCTCACATTCTGTCAATGGTGTTTCAGAACTACATACTAATATCCTAAAGAATAGTGTTATGAAAGACTTCTATGAAATATTTCCAGACAAGTTTAACAATAAAACAAATGGCGTAACTCAAAGAAGGTGGCTTCTGCTCTCAAATCCAGGGTTAGCTAGTTTGATTACCGAAACGATTGGCGACAAATGGGTAAAGGATCTGTACGAACTTAGAAAATTAGAAAAGTTCGCAGATGATAGAGCGTTTTTGGATAAATTTTACTCTGTCAAGCAAAATAACAAAGAGAAGCTTGCTAGATATATAAAAGATGTTTGTGGTGTCAAAGTTGATCCAGTGAGTATGTATGATGTTCAAGTGAAGAGACTACACGAATACAAGAGACAGTTACTTAATGCTATGCATATAATATACCTTTATACGAGACTTAAAGATGATCCAAATCTTGACATATACCCCAGAACCTTCATATTCGGTGCTAAGGCAGCTCCTGGATACTATATGGCTAAACTAATAATCAAGCTGATAAATAGCATAGGCGAGACCATCAATAGGGACAAAAGTATAAAGGACAAAATAAAAGTTGTTTTTATACCTAACTATAATGTTTCCCTGGCAGAGAAGATAATTCCTGCTGCTAATGTTAGTGAACAGATTTCTACTGCTGGTAAAGAAGCGTCTGGAACTGGTAATATGAAATTTGCCTTAAACGGAGCTATCACGATTGGAACGCTTGATGGTGCTAATGTTGAAATAATGGAAGAAGTCGGTGAAGAAAATATATTTATATTTGGTCTGAAAGCTGAAGAAGTTGCAGAGTTGAGAATGAGTGGCAGATATAGTCCTTACGATATATACAATTCAAATCCAGATATAAAAAGGATTTTAGATATGATAATTGGTAGTTATTTCGCTCCCAAAGAGCCAGGGATATTTGAGCCTATATACAATTCGTTGCTGTTTGGCAGAGGGGGGAGTGCCCCTGATGAATACTTTTTACTAGCAGACTTTGAGGATTACAAGAATACACACGCTAAGATTGATGCTCTATACAGAGACAAATATGAATGGAATAGAAAAGCATTGTTAAATACGGCTAGAATGGGTAAGTTCTCAAGCGATAGAACCATTAAAGAATACTGCGAAGAAATATGGAAAGCTAAACCAGTAAAAGTTAGAATTGATTAG
- the hisB gene encoding imidazoleglycerol-phosphate dehydratase HisB yields MRISKISRETLETSIEISVNLDGSGVFRGTTSVGFFDHLLSILSKHSSIDIEIIKCKGDTHVDFHHLVEDFGIVLGKCFDKAIGDKKGISRFGFGSVPLDEALSQVSLDVSGRPYLYISPHISQGNIREFDMELLEVFFLGFVREAKITLHIDLVRGSNRHHIAESVFKSFALALKNAIKIVSDTLPSTKGVL; encoded by the coding sequence ATGAGAATATCCAAAATATCAAGAGAAACCCTTGAAACATCAATAGAAATTTCTGTAAATCTAGATGGTAGTGGAGTATTCAGAGGCACTACTAGTGTTGGTTTCTTTGACCATCTACTTTCAATACTCTCTAAACACTCTTCTATTGATATTGAAATAATTAAGTGTAAAGGAGATACTCATGTAGATTTTCATCACCTTGTGGAAGATTTTGGTATAGTCCTTGGTAAATGTTTTGACAAAGCAATCGGGGATAAGAAGGGTATATCTAGGTTCGGTTTCGGTTCCGTCCCTCTTGATGAAGCGTTATCCCAAGTGTCATTAGATGTAAGTGGAAGACCGTATTTATATATTTCACCTCATATAAGTCAGGGGAACATAAGAGAATTTGATATGGAACTATTGGAGGTATTCTTTCTAGGCTTTGTAAGAGAGGCTAAGATAACTTTACATATTGACCTAGTGAGAGGAAGTAATAGGCATCACATAGCAGAGTCAGTGTTTAAATCATTTGCATTAGCTCTCAAAAACGCCATAAAAATAGTTTCAGACACATTGCCATCTACAAAAGGAGTATTGTAG
- the carB gene encoding carbamoyl-phosphate synthase large subunit, whose protein sequence is MPRRKDINSILVIGSGPIVIGQACEFDYSGSQACKALREEGFKVILMNSNPATIMTDPEIADVTYIEPLTLEFVEKVIDRERPDALLPTLGGQTALNLTVKLYENGILDKYKVKLIGANVEAIRKGEDRELFKKSMEKIGLKCPYSKAVHSLDEAVEVANNIGFPVIIRPAFTLGGTGGGIAYNIDEFKVIAERGLRASMIGEILVEESLIGWKEFEFEVMRDKKDNVVIVCSIENFDPMGVHTGDSITVAPIQTLTDKQYQILRDASIEIIREIGVETGGSNIQFAVNPENFDFMVIEMNPRVSRSSALASKATGFPIAKIAAKLAIGYTLDEIPNDITKETPASFEPTLDYVVVKMPRFAFEKFPDSIPILGTQMKSVGETMAIGRSFKEAFVKAIVGLETGRKFFQGMLTEDPSYVDNIDRVRQEVITKLREPNPERIFYIKDALRIGMSIDEIYNYSKIDRWFLNNIREIVEVEDTIPSKLEDIDYDQMLYYKQVGITDYLIALKTGKSETDVREYRKSLGVDTTYRIVDTCAAEFVAKTPYYYSTYDEECEYVDSKNKKVVILGSGPNRIGQGIEFDYCCVHCSLELKRMGYDAIMINSNPETVSTDHDTSSRLYFEPLTFEHVMNVIEKENPIGVILQFGGQTPLKLSQQLRNAGVKILGTSAESIDIAEDREKFRELLMSLGIKQPDSRTATSVEVALKMAEEIGYPVLVRPSYVLGGRAMNIVYSEDEFLDYAKEAIKVSEGTPILIDKFLQDAIEVDVDAVCDGEDVVIAGILEHIEEAGVHSGDSATVLPPFSLPKNIVDTIREYTFKIAKKLNVIGLINIQYAVKDGEVYVLEANPRASRTVPFISKATGIPWAKVATRIIMGETIRSIGVEEPKLDYYAVKEVVLPFEKLPEVEPVLGPEMKSTGEVMGIDKDFPIAYAKAEIAAGTHLSFKSVLLTIDDRDKPKILKIAKSLNEIGIKIFATTGTHNFLKQHNIHSELALKIGEGRPNLLDDIMNGKIGMIFNTTKTRKSVKDEVSIRKLAIRYRIPLITTIPAMYAAVESLKSLKENVFKVKPIQEYINRV, encoded by the coding sequence ATGCCAAGAAGAAAGGATATAAACAGCATCCTAGTTATCGGTTCAGGACCTATAGTCATAGGTCAGGCTTGTGAATTTGACTATTCTGGCTCACAGGCTTGTAAAGCTTTGAGAGAGGAAGGTTTCAAGGTTATACTAATGAATTCAAACCCCGCAACGATAATGACCGATCCAGAGATAGCAGATGTTACATACATTGAACCTCTAACTCTAGAGTTTGTTGAGAAGGTAATAGACAGAGAAAGACCAGATGCACTCCTGCCAACGCTAGGAGGACAGACTGCACTAAACCTTACGGTAAAATTGTATGAGAATGGCATTTTGGACAAATACAAAGTTAAGCTTATAGGTGCCAATGTTGAAGCAATCAGGAAGGGGGAAGATAGAGAACTATTTAAAAAGAGTATGGAGAAGATAGGTCTTAAGTGTCCGTATAGCAAAGCTGTTCATTCGCTAGATGAAGCTGTAGAAGTTGCTAATAATATTGGTTTCCCTGTAATAATAAGACCTGCATTTACTCTTGGGGGAACTGGCGGTGGTATTGCGTATAATATAGATGAGTTTAAAGTTATCGCTGAACGAGGTCTTAGAGCTTCAATGATAGGTGAAATACTAGTTGAGGAATCTCTGATTGGATGGAAAGAATTTGAATTTGAGGTAATGAGAGACAAGAAGGATAATGTTGTTATCGTGTGTTCAATTGAGAATTTTGACCCAATGGGTGTTCATACAGGTGATTCAATAACTGTAGCACCGATACAAACACTCACTGACAAACAATACCAAATCTTAAGAGATGCAAGTATAGAGATAATCCGAGAGATAGGTGTTGAGACTGGTGGGTCTAACATTCAGTTTGCAGTAAACCCTGAAAATTTTGACTTTATGGTTATTGAGATGAACCCAAGAGTATCAAGAAGCTCTGCGCTTGCTTCAAAAGCAACAGGTTTCCCGATAGCAAAGATTGCAGCAAAACTGGCGATTGGATATACACTAGATGAAATACCAAATGACATAACTAAAGAAACACCAGCATCATTTGAGCCTACTCTTGACTATGTTGTTGTCAAGATGCCAAGGTTTGCGTTTGAAAAATTCCCAGACTCCATACCTATACTAGGAACGCAGATGAAGTCTGTTGGTGAGACGATGGCAATCGGTAGAAGTTTCAAGGAAGCATTCGTTAAAGCAATAGTAGGTCTTGAAACAGGTAGAAAATTCTTCCAAGGTATGCTAACGGAAGATCCTAGTTATGTTGATAATATTGACAGAGTAAGACAAGAAGTGATAACAAAACTTAGAGAACCTAATCCTGAAAGGATATTTTACATAAAGGATGCTTTAAGAATTGGCATGAGTATTGATGAAATATACAACTACTCAAAAATTGATAGATGGTTTCTGAACAACATAAGAGAGATCGTTGAAGTAGAAGATACTATACCATCTAAACTTGAAGATATTGACTATGACCAGATGTTATACTACAAGCAAGTTGGGATAACAGATTATTTGATAGCATTGAAGACAGGCAAATCTGAAACGGATGTTAGAGAGTACAGGAAAAGCCTTGGTGTTGATACTACCTATAGGATTGTAGATACTTGTGCTGCAGAGTTTGTAGCAAAGACACCTTACTACTACTCCACCTACGACGAGGAATGCGAATATGTAGATAGCAAGAATAAGAAAGTTGTAATACTCGGTAGTGGTCCTAATAGGATTGGTCAAGGGATTGAGTTTGACTATTGTTGTGTTCATTGTTCTCTAGAGTTAAAGAGGATGGGATATGATGCAATAATGATCAACTCAAACCCCGAAACAGTCTCAACTGACCACGACACTTCTTCTAGACTCTACTTTGAGCCACTTACATTTGAGCATGTTATGAATGTTATAGAGAAGGAGAACCCAATCGGTGTGATCCTACAATTCGGAGGACAAACACCACTAAAGTTATCACAACAACTTAGAAACGCTGGTGTAAAAATACTCGGAACATCTGCAGAAAGCATAGATATAGCAGAGGATAGAGAGAAGTTTAGGGAACTTTTAATGAGTTTAGGTATCAAACAACCTGATAGTAGGACTGCTACAAGTGTAGAAGTTGCTCTTAAAATGGCAGAGGAGATAGGTTATCCTGTGTTAGTAAGACCTTCGTATGTTCTAGGTGGTAGAGCGATGAATATAGTCTATAGTGAGGATGAATTTCTTGACTATGCTAAGGAAGCAATAAAAGTTTCAGAAGGAACACCAATATTGATTGATAAATTTCTTCAGGATGCAATTGAAGTTGATGTAGATGCAGTGTGTGATGGAGAAGATGTTGTTATCGCAGGTATCCTTGAGCATATTGAGGAAGCTGGAGTCCATTCTGGTGATAGTGCTACTGTATTACCTCCCTTCTCTCTTCCTAAAAACATAGTAGATACTATAAGGGAATATACTTTCAAAATAGCTAAGAAGTTGAATGTTATAGGACTTATAAACATTCAGTATGCGGTTAAAGATGGAGAAGTATATGTTCTAGAAGCAAACCCAAGGGCATCAAGAACCGTTCCTTTTATATCCAAAGCAACAGGAATACCTTGGGCAAAAGTGGCTACTAGGATTATTATGGGCGAAACTATAAGAAGCATAGGAGTAGAAGAGCCCAAATTGGACTACTACGCAGTGAAGGAGGTTGTGCTACCGTTTGAGAAACTTCCTGAAGTTGAACCTGTTCTGGGACCGGAGATGAAATCAACTGGTGAGGTGATGGGAATAGATAAAGACTTTCCAATTGCTTATGCAAAAGCAGAAATTGCCGCAGGAACACACTTATCCTTCAAGAGTGTTCTACTTACAATTGACGATAGAGATAAACCGAAAATTCTAAAAATTGCAAAGTCCTTGAATGAAATAGGTATCAAAATATTTGCTACTACTGGGACACATAACTTCTTAAAACAACATAATATACATTCAGAACTTGCGCTTAAAATAGGAGAAGGAAGACCTAACCTTCTTGACGATATTATGAACGGCAAAATTGGAATGATATTCAACACAACCAAAACAAGAAAATCCGTTAAAGACGAGGTTAGCATAAGAAAGTTGGCTATCAGATATAGAATACCTCTTATAACCACTATTCCTGCTATGTATGCAGCCGTTGAGTCTCTAAAATCATTAAAAGAAAATGTTTTCAAAGTAAAACCAATTCAGGAGTATATAAATAGAGTTTAA
- a CDS encoding YebC/PmpR family DNA-binding transcriptional regulator, with protein MSGHSKWANIKHRKSAQDAKRGQLFSKLAKEITVAAKIGGGNPDNNVRLRVAIERAREANMPTDNIERAIKRGTGELEGVTYEEVLYEGYGPGGVAILVSVLTDNKNRTAAEMRKIFSKFGGSLGSSGSVSWIFEKKGYISVDASKYSEDQILEISLESGAEDVKKEGDVISIYTPVEEFSNVLKALKDRGIEIKVSEISMIPKTTASVDDETAIKVLKLLEEIENNDDVQSVSSNLDASDSAFEKFSKEAA; from the coding sequence ATGTCTGGACACTCTAAATGGGCTAATATAAAGCATAGAAAGAGTGCTCAAGATGCTAAAAGAGGACAACTCTTTTCAAAACTTGCTAAAGAGATAACAGTAGCGGCAAAGATAGGAGGAGGGAATCCTGACAATAATGTAAGACTAAGAGTAGCAATTGAGAGAGCCAGAGAAGCAAACATGCCTACTGATAATATTGAGAGGGCTATAAAGAGAGGGACAGGAGAATTGGAAGGTGTAACTTATGAAGAAGTTTTATATGAAGGTTATGGTCCTGGAGGTGTTGCTATACTTGTAAGTGTTCTGACTGACAATAAGAACAGAACCGCAGCGGAAATGAGGAAGATTTTCTCAAAGTTTGGTGGTAGTTTAGGGTCTAGTGGCAGTGTTTCCTGGATATTTGAAAAGAAAGGTTATATATCGGTTGATGCTTCAAAGTATTCAGAAGATCAGATACTGGAAATATCTCTAGAAAGCGGCGCTGAAGATGTTAAAAAAGAAGGTGATGTTATAAGTATATATACACCAGTTGAAGAGTTTTCTAATGTATTAAAAGCACTAAAAGATAGAGGAATAGAGATAAAAGTTTCAGAGATATCAATGATCCCCAAAACCACTGCCAGCGTTGATGATGAGACTGCGATAAAAGTTTTGAAATTACTTGAAGAGATTGAAAACAATGATGATGTCCAGAGTGTATCATCAAATCTAGACGCAAGTGATAGTGCGTTTGAAAAGTTCTCCAAAGAGGCAGCATAG
- the rpmH gene encoding 50S ribosomal protein L34, translating to MPKRTYKPSNVKRYRKHGFLARISTKGGQKVLKRRRQKGRWKLTVSDEKYRK from the coding sequence ATGCCAAAGCGAACCTATAAACCTAGTAACGTGAAAAGATACAGAAAGCATGGATTTCTAGCCAGAATTTCTACAAAGGGAGGACAAAAGGTTCTGAAAAGAAGGAGACAAAAGGGTAGATGGAAACTAACTGTATCTGATGAAAAATATAGAAAGTAG
- a CDS encoding phosphatidate cytidylyltransferase: MLEKELKSRVLVSIAISPVILLVALPNINAPFYIGFVYIFFILLTSIILFEVFRMFESKYFYIPKFKKMLFVVFSIVSIIVLSSTSLISTSSGNFTIDLGSVFIVFLSTFVVIVFINLVISSINTSKHNYLIVDSIFSTLSLYIVISLGSMLSLKLIDIENNTFFLAFSMGVGWFSEAGGLIIGRLIGRVKLSFLASPNKTLEGTIGMFVFGIAGGLIFKLITELIGYQSHIFIKSYWEVVVISVLVVVFCIFGDIIESLIKRFFDYKDSSNILQPLGGVFDVFDGVMFASFGVMIYYFAFVNVI; encoded by the coding sequence ATGTTAGAAAAGGAATTGAAAAGTAGGGTTTTAGTATCCATTGCTATATCTCCAGTTATACTGCTTGTAGCTCTGCCTAATATTAATGCTCCATTCTACATAGGTTTTGTGTATATTTTCTTCATACTGCTTACCAGTATAATACTTTTTGAAGTTTTTAGAATGTTTGAAAGCAAATATTTCTATATACCTAAGTTCAAGAAGATGCTTTTTGTAGTGTTTTCAATAGTTTCTATTATAGTCTTGTCTTCAACAAGCCTGATTAGCACAAGTTCTGGAAATTTTACAATTGATCTTGGATCGGTCTTCATAGTATTTCTATCTACATTCGTTGTTATAGTTTTTATAAACCTTGTTATATCCTCAATCAACACTTCAAAACATAACTACTTGATTGTAGATTCAATATTTTCAACGTTATCTCTCTACATAGTTATATCTTTAGGTTCTATGTTATCCCTGAAGCTAATTGACATAGAAAACAATACATTCTTTCTTGCTTTTAGTATGGGTGTAGGATGGTTTTCTGAAGCAGGGGGTCTAATAATAGGTAGATTGATTGGCAGAGTGAAGCTTTCGTTCCTAGCAAGCCCGAACAAGACACTAGAGGGAACGATAGGAATGTTTGTATTTGGTATAGCTGGTGGCTTGATATTTAAATTGATAACAGAACTCATAGGGTACCAGAGCCATATCTTCATAAAGTCATACTGGGAAGTGGTAGTTATCTCTGTTTTGGTAGTAGTTTTTTGTATATTTGGAGATATAATTGAATCGCTTATCAAACGCTTCTTTGATTACAAAGACTCAAGCAATATACTACAGCCACTAGGAGGAGTGTTTGATGTTTTTGATGGAGTAATGTTTGCAAGCTTTGGCGTTATGATATACTATTTCGCTTTTGTAAATGTAATTTAG
- a CDS encoding thiamine pyrophosphate-dependent enzyme, whose protein sequence is MPVNLKQIAGVELKFTKGHRMCAGCGVAIFVRELSAAAQDLGIDLVFSNATGCLEVTTSVYPESSWKYPWIHSAFENASATISGVERAYYALKAKGKINHDKKVKFVAIAGDGGSYDIGLQSMSGAMERGHNILFISYDNEAYMNTGYQRSSATPLYANTTTAPFGKSVPGKTQPRKDLFAIAVAHGIPYAATVSIYYWNDLITKVQKALTIEGPTFILSITPCIPGWAMPTGDAVSLSKSAVETGYWPLIEYENGVYKWSPSNPKQLKPIEEFVSKQKRFEGMLKKPELVEHFRQEVIQNYEKYKKLCGVA, encoded by the coding sequence ATGCCTGTAAATCTTAAGCAGATTGCTGGAGTAGAGCTTAAATTCACGAAAGGTCATAGAATGTGTGCAGGTTGCGGTGTTGCAATCTTTGTTAGGGAATTATCTGCAGCGGCACAGGATTTAGGTATTGATCTTGTGTTTTCAAACGCAACAGGCTGTTTGGAGGTTACAACAAGCGTTTATCCAGAAAGCTCTTGGAAATATCCTTGGATACATTCCGCTTTTGAGAATGCTTCTGCAACTATATCCGGAGTTGAAAGAGCATATTACGCACTAAAGGCAAAGGGTAAGATAAATCACGACAAGAAGGTAAAATTCGTTGCTATTGCTGGAGATGGTGGAAGCTACGATATAGGTCTTCAGAGTATGTCAGGAGCAATGGAAAGAGGACACAATATACTTTTTATATCATACGATAACGAAGCATATATGAACACTGGATACCAAAGAAGTAGTGCAACACCTCTCTACGCTAATACAACAACAGCACCATTCGGAAAGTCTGTTCCAGGCAAGACTCAACCGAGAAAGGATCTTTTTGCTATCGCTGTAGCTCATGGTATCCCGTATGCCGCAACGGTGAGCATATACTACTGGAACGACCTCATAACGAAAGTTCAGAAAGCTCTTACCATAGAAGGACCTACTTTCATACTTTCCATAACACCTTGTATTCCTGGCTGGGCTATGCCAACAGGCGATGCAGTATCACTATCAAAGTCCGCAGTTGAGACAGGTTATTGGCCTCTTATAGAGTATGAGAACGGTGTATATAAATGGAGTCCTTCAAACCCGAAACAACTCAAGCCAATAGAAGAATTTGTATCAAAACAGAAAAGATTTGAAGGAATGCTCAAAAAACCTGAATTAGTTGAACACTTCAGACAGGAGGTTATTCAGAATTACGAAAAGTATAAAAAGCTCTGTGGTGTTGCTTAA
- the porA gene encoding pyruvate ferredoxin oxidoreductase: MVAVKTIRKSLTGAQAAAEAMKQVDVDVVAAYPITPQTPIVQEYAQFVADGIVNTEMIQVESEHSAMSAVIGAAASGARATTATSAQGLAYMWEMVGIASTLRLPIVMNIVNRALSGPLNIHCDHSDAMSIRDLGWIMLFSENPQEVYYNNILAFRIAEDPRVFLPVAVNQDGFITSHCVEAVDVLEDEFVKKFVGDYKYPYTLLDFENPISVGEWAMPSHYFEFRVSVQKAIEDSVPVIEEIFDKFYQETGVKFDFFEGYRVEDADIVFISMGSTSGTVRYVVDRMRSKGGKVGSINVRVFRPFRIDKLLNIIPNAKYLVVMDRSLSFGTTGSPLYQDITSGLYSKDRCLLVNNYVYGLGGRDITDTDIEEVYEHALYSMSEGISGQVVYVGLNPSFVKK; encoded by the coding sequence ATGGTTGCTGTGAAAACTATTAGAAAATCTTTAACTGGTGCGCAGGCTGCTGCCGAAGCGATGAAACAGGTAGATGTTGATGTAGTTGCTGCGTATCCTATAACACCACAAACTCCAATAGTTCAGGAATATGCTCAATTTGTTGCTGATGGGATTGTGAATACCGAAATGATACAGGTTGAGTCTGAACATAGTGCTATGAGTGCAGTGATAGGTGCTGCTGCCTCTGGTGCCAGGGCAACAACTGCTACATCAGCGCAGGGACTTGCATATATGTGGGAGATGGTTGGTATTGCCTCTACACTGAGATTACCTATCGTTATGAATATAGTTAATAGAGCCTTATCAGGACCTCTCAACATACACTGTGACCATTCCGATGCAATGTCAATAAGAGACCTTGGATGGATAATGCTCTTCTCTGAAAATCCCCAAGAAGTTTATTACAACAACATTCTTGCCTTTAGAATAGCAGAGGATCCAAGAGTATTTCTACCGGTAGCAGTAAATCAGGATGGGTTTATAACGAGTCATTGCGTTGAAGCAGTTGATGTCCTTGAAGATGAGTTTGTGAAAAAATTTGTTGGCGATTATAAGTATCCATATACATTACTAGACTTTGAAAATCCAATATCGGTTGGTGAATGGGCTATGCCATCACATTACTTTGAGTTTAGGGTTAGCGTCCAAAAAGCGATTGAAGACTCTGTTCCTGTGATTGAAGAGATATTTGATAAGTTCTATCAAGAGACAGGCGTAAAATTTGATTTCTTTGAGGGTTACAGAGTTGAAGATGCTGATATTGTTTTCATATCAATGGGCTCAACATCAGGAACTGTTAGGTATGTTGTGGACAGAATGAGATCAAAAGGTGGTAAAGTTGGTAGTATCAATGTAAGAGTCTTCAGACCGTTCAGGATTGATAAACTTCTTAACATAATACCTAATGCCAAATACCTTGTAGTTATGGATAGATCGTTGTCTTTCGGGACAACTGGTTCGCCTCTCTACCAAGATATAACATCAGGACTTTATAGCAAAGACAGGTGTCTTTTGGTAAACAACTATGTTTACGGTCTTGGGGGGAGAGATATTACAGACACTGATATAGAAGAAGTCTATGAACACGCTCTGTATTCAATGTCTGAAGGTATATCTGGACAGGTTGTGTATGTTGGATTGAACCCATCTTTTGTAAAAAAGTAG
- a CDS encoding 4Fe-4S binding protein — protein MLAVSKDIKTINLNIGGYAEGSTALNNKTGGWRTFKPVLSRDKCVDCMICWIYCPDDSIVVKDGKMIGFDYEYCKGCRVCANVCPRSAIEMVSER, from the coding sequence ATGCTGGCTGTAAGCAAAGATATAAAAACAATAAACCTTAACATAGGTGGATATGCAGAGGGCTCAACTGCTTTGAATAACAAGACGGGTGGTTGGAGAACATTTAAGCCTGTCTTGAGCAGAGATAAGTGTGTGGATTGTATGATATGCTGGATATACTGTCCAGACGATAGTATAGTGGTTAAAGATGGTAAAATGATAGGTTTTGACTACGAGTATTGTAAGGGATGCAGGGTTTGTGCTAATGTATGTCCAAGAAGTGCCATTGAGATGGTTTCTGAAAGATAG